A part of Rhizobium binae genomic DNA contains:
- a CDS encoding HAMP domain-containing protein, with protein sequence MKNVSIVGKFFIIVAVFGILALGLTFYQNRQMLKVNDRYQELLDRDASAALRLTQSNRSLETARASISDMVMTRSKEARARAEAGLNDARENFVRFMDLAIAAVPGQSELPKLKADGFSVLTDTCGAAIAVGRGATSEAELAMVQQLYLTLCQPAFAAVSPRFTSVTEKLASDAEQKRGDVSSVVRDTSVLSLGTAIVALFAVSCFGFLAIRSWLVKPIKQMVTTMEVIADGDLISTVKGTIRRDEIGSMARAVQIFKDNELRARDFEKDAETSREANEIERARLAETEHRRAQDMAEATSGLAEGLRHLADGNLLFSLDDKFADDFEPLRANFNAAVAQLAESLRAVSYATESIDGGAQEISLSAQDLSRRTEHQAASLEQTAAALDQIAQNVASSSKRTAEARHVAIEANKSARHSGEVVW encoded by the coding sequence GTGAAAAACGTTTCCATTGTCGGTAAGTTCTTTATCATCGTGGCTGTCTTCGGCATCCTGGCACTCGGTCTGACGTTCTATCAGAACCGGCAAATGCTGAAGGTTAACGACAGATATCAGGAGCTTCTCGATAGAGATGCATCTGCAGCACTACGCTTGACCCAGTCGAACCGAAGTCTGGAAACAGCGCGTGCCAGCATCAGCGACATGGTGATGACACGGTCGAAAGAGGCGAGGGCGCGCGCTGAAGCTGGCTTGAATGACGCACGAGAAAACTTCGTCAGGTTCATGGATCTGGCGATCGCTGCAGTTCCTGGGCAGAGCGAACTGCCGAAGTTGAAGGCGGATGGATTCTCCGTCCTGACCGATACGTGTGGTGCAGCCATCGCAGTTGGTCGCGGCGCAACTAGTGAAGCCGAGCTTGCCATGGTGCAGCAACTCTATCTCACTCTTTGCCAACCCGCCTTTGCTGCTGTCTCACCGAGATTCACATCCGTCACGGAAAAACTCGCTTCGGACGCAGAGCAAAAGCGTGGTGACGTTTCAAGCGTTGTCCGTGACACGTCCGTGCTGAGTTTGGGAACAGCTATTGTGGCACTCTTCGCTGTCTCGTGCTTCGGCTTTCTCGCAATTCGCTCCTGGTTGGTCAAACCGATCAAGCAGATGGTTACGACAATGGAGGTCATAGCCGACGGCGATCTCATTTCGACTGTTAAGGGAACGATTCGCCGCGACGAGATCGGATCGATGGCCCGGGCAGTACAGATATTCAAGGACAACGAGTTACGGGCGCGCGATTTCGAAAAGGATGCAGAGACAAGCCGTGAAGCAAATGAGATTGAACGTGCGCGTCTCGCCGAGACCGAGCATCGGCGAGCGCAGGATATGGCGGAGGCAACTTCCGGGCTTGCAGAAGGCCTAAGGCATCTCGCCGATGGGAACCTCCTGTTCAGCCTCGACGACAAATTCGCCGACGACTTCGAACCGTTACGGGCGAATTTTAATGCTGCCGTTGCCCAACTCGCTGAGAGCTTGAGAGCTGTGTCGTACGCAACTGAATCGATCGATGGCGGGGCGCAGGAAATCAGTTTGAGCGCGCAGGACCTGTCACGCCGCACAGAGCATCAGGCTGCTTCACTGGAGCAAACCGCCGCCGCTTTGGATCAGATTGCCCAGAACGTCGCCAGTTCCTCAAAGCGCACAGCGGAGGCGCGACATGTTGCGATCGAGGCAAACAAGTCGGCGCGCCACTCCGGCGAAGTGGTCTGGTAA
- a CDS encoding ABC transporter ATP-binding protein: protein MASMTFDGIGKTFPDGTVAVANVSFSVADGEFVVLVGPSGCGKSTLLRMAAGLEALNSGRLLMDDADVTETEPQDRDIAMVFQNYALYPHMTVYDNMAFGLQQRKMPKDKIDKLVRDAAEMLDLTRYLERKPGALSGGQRQRVAMGRAIVRHPMAFLMDEPLSNLDAKLRVQMRGELKLLNQRLGVTTLYVTHDQVEAMTMGDRVAVLKPVFNGQESNLQQIDTPQMLYDKPSNLFVAGFIGSPAMNFVRVELTAEGGSLKAAVTGTKISFSVPAQGALSAFAGRQVIVGIRPEMFKVCPEAEALFNEQIPVAEALGADTFVFFDIASPSVNINDAEDTEDFLNKGKNRLVARIPPALTPRPNQVLPLTVDLEKLHWFDPVTGTAIRD from the coding sequence ATGGCGTCCATGACCTTCGACGGGATCGGCAAGACCTTTCCGGACGGGACCGTTGCCGTTGCGAATGTAAGTTTTTCGGTCGCGGACGGAGAATTCGTCGTGTTGGTCGGCCCGTCGGGTTGTGGCAAGTCGACACTATTGCGGATGGCAGCGGGTCTTGAAGCGCTCAACAGCGGCCGGCTGCTCATGGATGACGCTGACGTGACGGAGACAGAACCCCAGGACCGGGATATTGCGATGGTTTTTCAGAACTACGCGCTTTACCCCCATATGACCGTTTACGACAACATGGCCTTCGGTCTGCAGCAGCGAAAAATGCCCAAGGACAAGATCGACAAGCTGGTTCGCGACGCAGCGGAAATGCTTGATCTTACCCGTTATTTAGAGCGCAAGCCCGGGGCATTGTCCGGCGGTCAGCGCCAACGCGTGGCGATGGGCCGGGCGATCGTTCGCCATCCCATGGCGTTCCTGATGGATGAGCCTCTTTCCAACCTGGATGCAAAACTCCGCGTGCAGATGCGCGGCGAGCTGAAGCTCCTTAATCAGCGGCTCGGCGTCACAACCCTTTATGTGACCCACGATCAGGTCGAGGCTATGACCATGGGCGATCGTGTGGCTGTGCTGAAGCCGGTGTTTAATGGACAGGAGAGTAATCTTCAGCAGATCGATACGCCGCAGATGCTTTACGACAAGCCGTCCAATCTGTTCGTCGCGGGGTTCATCGGTTCGCCCGCCATGAATTTTGTTCGGGTCGAGCTGACGGCGGAAGGCGGGTCGCTAAAAGCTGCGGTAACTGGAACGAAAATATCCTTCTCGGTCCCAGCCCAGGGGGCACTGTCGGCCTTCGCCGGGCGACAAGTCATTGTTGGAATTCGCCCAGAGATGTTTAAGGTTTGTCCCGAGGCCGAGGCGTTGTTCAACGAGCAGATCCCGGTTGCCGAAGCGCTTGGAGCCGACACCTTCGTGTTCTTCGACATCGCGTCACCGTCGGTCAATATCAACGATGCTGAAGATACCGAAGACTTTCTCAATAAGGGTAAGAACCGGCTCGTGGCGCGTATACCACCGGCGCTGACGCCTCGACCCAATCAGGTGCTGCCATTGACTGTCGACCTGGAGAAATTGCACTGGTTCGATCCAGTAACCGGGACTGCGATCCGCGACTGA
- a CDS encoding Gfo/Idh/MocA family protein has product MNRLRIGVIGAGLWGGNHAHTFNVLPETDLVGVCDLDEGRALKMKESYSAMQAFTDYQKLISSDQIDAISVATPDFTHTPIILAALKADKHVLSEKPLATTVREAEEIAAAAAKSKGKLMIDFHNRVNPILAQVRDMIQNGQIGLAKHGTARLSNTTFVPLEMLSWAAKSSALWFLGSHLVDVLRFILADEVVRVYSVARSGTLFAAGVDTKDFHVSVLEFSKGTVVTMENSWILSRDNPSLVDFKIEFVGEKGQVQADPTHNGGLRKIVDGGLKYNDYIGITPTGATRIGGFVLESIARFVDSVVRDAPLLADAQDGLANTKILAAIEESVATGKAVNIG; this is encoded by the coding sequence ATGAATAGACTGCGAATTGGCGTCATCGGCGCCGGTCTCTGGGGCGGCAATCATGCCCATACCTTTAATGTCTTGCCGGAGACCGATCTGGTCGGCGTCTGCGATCTTGATGAGGGCCGGGCGCTGAAGATGAAGGAAAGCTACAGCGCAATGCAGGCCTTCACCGACTACCAGAAGCTGATCTCAAGCGATCAGATCGACGCCATCTCGGTCGCAACGCCTGACTTTACCCACACGCCGATCATTCTAGCGGCTCTGAAAGCCGATAAACACGTGTTGAGCGAAAAGCCGCTTGCGACGACGGTGCGTGAAGCCGAGGAAATCGCTGCGGCTGCCGCTAAGTCCAAGGGCAAGCTGATGATTGATTTCCACAACCGTGTGAATCCGATCCTCGCCCAGGTTCGTGACATGATCCAAAATGGTCAGATTGGCTTGGCCAAACACGGGACCGCGCGTCTTTCGAATACGACATTCGTTCCGCTCGAAATGCTGAGCTGGGCTGCAAAGTCTTCGGCACTCTGGTTCCTGGGCAGCCACCTCGTCGATGTCCTACGTTTCATTCTCGCAGACGAAGTCGTGCGTGTTTATTCGGTTGCCCGCTCGGGTACCCTATTTGCCGCCGGCGTGGATACGAAAGACTTCCATGTGTCGGTGCTTGAATTTTCCAAGGGCACGGTCGTGACCATGGAGAACAGCTGGATCCTGTCGCGTGACAATCCTTCGCTTGTTGATTTCAAGATCGAGTTCGTTGGTGAAAAGGGCCAGGTCCAGGCGGACCCCACCCATAATGGCGGCCTGCGCAAGATCGTCGACGGCGGACTGAAATACAATGACTACATCGGCATAACACCAACCGGCGCGACACGGATCGGCGGTTTTGTCTTGGAATCCATTGCCCGCTTTGTCGATAGCGTTGTGCGAGACGCTCCGCTGCTGGCAGATGCGCAGGACGGTCTGGCAAACACAAAGATCCTGGCGGCGATCGAGGAATCCGTCGCGACCGGCAAGGCTGTGAACATCGGCTAA
- a CDS encoding carbohydrate ABC transporter permease has product MSRRHTSFNTALTYAAGLLFLAIFVGPILWFIALAIRPAETAFTMPPQLTFEPNLDAFRHILVDPGTNAPQLFNSLIVAIGAVLLNLPFSVPAAYALSRFKLRGKKNIMLWYLGLLMAPPVAFLIPYFILITRIGLQGSYFSMILVLQTLTIPFSVWLMKSFIDEVPVELEEAARVDGARWYTIMLRITLPIVRPGIIVTSMFAFVFAWNNAAFPLVLSSRSTATLPIGTLGYFATSGVTWNYIAAAAVLAMIPPMIIFLVFDRYVVRGLTFGSVKG; this is encoded by the coding sequence ATGTCCCGCCGCCACACAAGCTTCAACACGGCACTCACCTACGCCGCCGGCCTCCTCTTCCTGGCAATCTTCGTCGGTCCGATCCTTTGGTTCATCGCCCTTGCGATCCGCCCGGCCGAGACGGCATTCACCATGCCGCCACAACTTACCTTCGAGCCCAATCTCGACGCATTCCGGCACATCCTCGTCGATCCCGGCACCAACGCACCGCAACTGTTCAACAGCCTCATCGTCGCGATCGGTGCTGTGCTACTCAATCTGCCTTTTTCGGTTCCCGCAGCCTACGCGTTGTCCCGTTTCAAGCTCCGCGGCAAGAAGAACATCATGTTGTGGTATCTCGGGCTGTTGATGGCCCCGCCGGTCGCGTTTCTGATCCCATATTTCATCCTCATCACGCGCATTGGCCTCCAGGGTTCCTACTTTTCGATGATCCTGGTCCTACAGACGCTGACGATCCCGTTTTCCGTCTGGTTGATGAAGAGCTTTATCGATGAGGTGCCAGTGGAACTGGAGGAAGCTGCCCGGGTCGACGGCGCCCGTTGGTACACGATCATGTTGCGGATCACGCTACCGATCGTTCGTCCTGGGATCATTGTTACCTCGATGTTCGCCTTCGTGTTCGCGTGGAACAACGCCGCTTTTCCGCTGGTGCTGAGCTCACGCTCGACCGCCACCCTTCCGATCGGAACACTTGGGTATTTCGCAACGAGCGGAGTGACCTGGAACTACATCGCCGCCGCCGCAGTGCTCGCGATGATACCTCCGATGATCATCTTCCTTGTTTTCGATCGATACGTCGTACGAGGCCTCACCTTTGGTTCGGTGAAGGGCTGA
- a CDS encoding carbohydrate ABC transporter permease encodes MHTTTVRSPRALGPARKSFIRRNLPYLLIAPSVVMLLALIAYPLLFALRSSFYFWNLQIGPEPLQFVGFENYVQALNAFDFRAALTNTLILSILGTALEFIFGLAIALILLKALPGMNIVRALLILPTTIAPIVVGFLFRYLYDPGGGLLSWVLQSLWLPVPAEGILGSPSTALAAILFVDIWQWTPFFAIVLYASLLAVPDEILEAARLDRASAWTILMRIKLPLIKRTAIIIVMLRFMQIFNTFDTLLVLTRGGPGTSTRTLGYSLYEQGLVNFNIGLVSAMTWITVLIVNVIVALYVFFAFRNEEW; translated from the coding sequence ATGCACACGACAACTGTTCGCTCTCCGCGCGCCCTCGGGCCTGCCCGGAAGAGCTTTATCCGACGAAACCTGCCTTACTTGTTGATCGCGCCTTCGGTCGTGATGCTGCTCGCGCTGATCGCCTACCCCTTGCTGTTTGCGCTCAGATCGAGCTTCTACTTCTGGAATCTGCAAATCGGCCCGGAGCCGCTCCAGTTCGTTGGCTTCGAAAATTATGTGCAGGCCCTCAATGCATTCGACTTTCGCGCCGCGCTTACCAATACTCTGATCCTGTCTATCCTTGGCACGGCGCTTGAGTTCATATTCGGCCTGGCGATCGCGCTCATCCTGCTCAAGGCGTTGCCCGGCATGAACATCGTGCGCGCCTTGTTGATCCTGCCCACAACGATCGCGCCGATCGTCGTCGGATTTTTGTTCCGCTACCTCTACGATCCCGGTGGCGGACTGTTAAGCTGGGTGTTGCAGTCGCTCTGGCTCCCCGTTCCCGCGGAAGGCATTCTCGGCTCGCCATCGACAGCGCTTGCCGCCATCCTCTTCGTCGACATCTGGCAATGGACACCGTTCTTCGCAATCGTCCTCTATGCGAGCCTTTTGGCCGTTCCCGATGAGATTTTAGAGGCCGCGCGACTGGATAGGGCATCTGCGTGGACGATCCTGATGCGGATCAAGCTGCCGCTGATCAAGCGCACTGCGATCATCATCGTCATGCTGCGCTTCATGCAGATATTCAACACCTTCGACACCTTGCTTGTGCTCACCCGCGGCGGACCGGGGACTTCCACGCGTACCCTTGGTTACTCCCTCTACGAACAGGGTCTCGTGAACTTCAACATTGGTCTCGTCAGCGCCATGACCTGGATCACGGTCCTGATCGTCAACGTCATCGTTGCCCTCTATGTCTTCTTCGCGTTCCGAAACGAGGAGTGGTAA
- a CDS encoding ABC transporter substrate-binding protein, producing MTIDIGNMSRRDLLKSASVAALVAGAGSLAIPRRGAAQDANTVRVLSVEDPFFFSMKALVPEYEKETGIKVELESLSYDALQSRLVSAFVAKTSDADVIVVDQMWLGQYLDNGWIISLNDFIVKDSEFDLSDFIPEVLYSSNMWRGQVGTLPVAAYAQGVMYRKDVFDELGIAAPPTETSEDWTWTKYIDTLKSMEGKSFGGKPLFPTVVCGSQPSPIVHMFTQVSASHGANWFKSFPAAPWDFAPQLTSPAWIKSVEVYRQLYKLSPPEAINYVWFDAGTRFAKGDIGMFYWWTPYFYLIKNSGYMTGKKSDVMDKYATAALPKAEGVPQTVSLGGWSLGIPSSSERQEAGYAFIKWATSKATQKKMALWPDLNYQFSDFARVSLYEDEEVKAIYPYLDVQYAMMKQGNGKVTRPPVPGYTAVESVLGLTLNQLLTGTEEPKTGLERANSLFESILKGNLMIPYQKDSYADTLDGAKALIAKK from the coding sequence ATGACAATCGATATCGGAAATATGTCGCGACGTGACCTGCTGAAAAGCGCTTCCGTCGCAGCTCTTGTGGCTGGCGCGGGATCATTGGCCATTCCACGGAGGGGTGCCGCGCAGGATGCGAACACCGTGCGCGTCCTGTCCGTTGAAGACCCATTTTTTTTCTCAATGAAGGCGCTGGTGCCAGAATACGAGAAGGAAACCGGCATCAAAGTCGAACTGGAGAGTCTCTCCTATGACGCCCTTCAATCGCGCCTCGTGTCTGCCTTTGTCGCCAAGACCTCCGACGCCGATGTCATCGTCGTCGACCAGATGTGGCTCGGGCAATATCTCGACAACGGCTGGATCATCTCGCTGAACGATTTTATTGTCAAGGACAGCGAATTCGACCTCTCCGACTTCATCCCCGAGGTCCTTTACTCCTCGAATATGTGGCGCGGCCAGGTCGGCACATTGCCGGTCGCCGCCTATGCGCAGGGTGTCATGTACCGCAAGGATGTCTTTGACGAACTCGGCATTGCGGCACCGCCGACCGAGACGTCGGAAGACTGGACCTGGACGAAATACATCGACACCCTGAAGTCGATGGAAGGCAAATCCTTCGGCGGCAAGCCGCTCTTTCCAACCGTTGTTTGCGGTTCCCAGCCGTCGCCGATCGTCCACATGTTCACGCAGGTGTCGGCAAGCCACGGTGCGAACTGGTTCAAATCGTTCCCGGCCGCTCCGTGGGACTTCGCCCCACAGCTGACAAGCCCGGCCTGGATCAAGTCTGTTGAAGTTTACAGGCAGCTCTACAAGCTGTCTCCTCCAGAAGCGATCAACTATGTCTGGTTCGACGCCGGGACCCGTTTTGCCAAGGGCGATATCGGGATGTTCTACTGGTGGACCCCGTACTTCTATCTGATCAAGAACTCGGGCTACATGACCGGCAAGAAGTCGGATGTCATGGACAAGTACGCAACTGCGGCCTTGCCGAAAGCCGAGGGGGTGCCTCAGACGGTCAGCCTCGGCGGCTGGAGCCTTGGGATCCCATCCAGCTCGGAACGGCAAGAGGCAGGCTACGCTTTCATCAAATGGGCGACCTCGAAGGCCACGCAGAAGAAAATGGCTCTTTGGCCGGACCTCAACTATCAGTTCTCCGACTTTGCGCGCGTTTCGCTCTATGAAGACGAGGAAGTCAAGGCGATCTATCCTTACCTCGACGTGCAATATGCGATGATGAAGCAGGGCAATGGCAAGGTCACGCGCCCGCCTGTACCTGGTTACACGGCCGTCGAAAGCGTGCTGGGCCTTACATTGAACCAGCTCCTGACCGGCACCGAAGAGCCGAAGACCGGCCTTGAACGTGCCAACAGCCTGTTCGAGAGCATCCTGAAGGGCAATCTAATGATCCCTTATCAAAAGGACAGCTACGCAGATACTCTTGACGGGGCCAAAGCCCTGATCGCCAAGAAGTAA
- a CDS encoding ROK family transcriptional regulator has translation MKFESQPSYSLGQRTPASREVAVGENGGNVTLVSQSALGAINRGRVLQALYDNGPKSRADLARLAGVNRTTITGIVQPMIEDQLLIEGDASPSDVKGGKPARPLYFNPDAPMLGAVLLLPGTIQTCLVALTGEIKAVAKAEFDTHGDTEAFIAVMTETLTATLSQAQQAPFGIGVASAGMIDSDNGTILTVNLAPVLTGLPLVAILQERFSLPVAIDHHPRALLVGDRWFGPGRGQQNFAAVYTGEVLGGAFFIDGKVYRGLAGSGGELGHTVVQIDGAPCNCGKHGCWETVAALPWLRKEAARMGLPHPKSVSCARLVKEADEGSNAAEELLVRYTRNVAFGIVNLQQTLSLNSYVLHGDIAGGGMKAAELIRQHVEQLVVKRPGQEISITVNGIGEGHTALRGAAGLVLSSHLKLVI, from the coding sequence TTGAAGTTTGAGAGCCAGCCGTCCTATTCGTTGGGCCAGCGCACCCCTGCCAGCAGAGAAGTCGCCGTCGGCGAGAACGGCGGTAACGTGACACTTGTCTCCCAATCGGCGCTTGGAGCGATAAACCGCGGTCGCGTCCTTCAAGCCTTATATGACAACGGACCCAAAAGCCGGGCAGATCTCGCTCGACTTGCAGGTGTCAACCGGACCACGATAACCGGTATTGTGCAGCCGATGATCGAAGACCAGCTTCTTATTGAGGGAGATGCGTCGCCTTCCGACGTCAAAGGCGGCAAGCCGGCTCGTCCGCTTTATTTTAACCCCGATGCACCAATGCTTGGCGCAGTCCTCCTTCTGCCCGGCACGATACAAACATGCCTCGTGGCGTTAACCGGTGAGATCAAGGCCGTTGCGAAAGCTGAATTTGATACGCATGGCGACACAGAAGCATTCATCGCGGTCATGACGGAGACGCTTACTGCCACACTGTCTCAGGCCCAGCAGGCGCCGTTTGGCATTGGCGTGGCCTCTGCTGGAATGATCGACAGTGACAATGGAACCATTCTCACCGTCAATCTTGCTCCCGTTCTAACGGGACTTCCCCTCGTAGCAATACTACAAGAACGCTTCTCTCTTCCGGTTGCCATCGATCACCACCCCCGTGCCTTGCTTGTTGGGGACAGATGGTTCGGACCCGGTCGCGGTCAACAAAATTTCGCAGCGGTCTATACTGGCGAGGTTCTCGGCGGCGCCTTCTTCATCGACGGCAAGGTCTATCGTGGACTCGCCGGATCCGGCGGCGAGCTCGGGCACACCGTGGTGCAGATCGATGGTGCCCCTTGCAACTGCGGAAAGCACGGCTGCTGGGAGACGGTCGCTGCTCTTCCGTGGTTACGAAAGGAAGCCGCCCGAATGGGCCTGCCGCATCCCAAGAGCGTCAGCTGTGCCAGGCTTGTCAAGGAAGCAGACGAAGGCTCGAATGCGGCAGAGGAGCTTCTCGTCCGTTACACACGGAACGTGGCTTTCGGCATCGTCAATCTGCAGCAAACACTCTCCCTCAACTCCTACGTCCTTCATGGAGACATCGCCGGAGGCGGAATGAAGGCAGCAGAGCTGATCAGGCAGCATGTAGAGCAGCTAGTGGTGAAGAGACCTGGTCAGGAGATATCGATCACGGTGAATGGTATCGGCGAAGGCCATACGGCTCTGCGCGGCGCCGCCGGTCTGGTTTTATCCAGCCACCTCAAGCTGGTCATTTGA
- a CDS encoding ROK family transcriptional regulator, translated as MAADNLTLLEPMDLSRNERRLVELIFVGKQIARVDLAERSGMTGASVTRLIGRLIEIGLLIEVVERTGAQGQPRRLLSLRADRYLSAGITFSVSRMEVAIADLAGKILTSRSVDIETSTALSVAEAAQAAIAAMLTDLGTPKDRLLGVGCSVPGNFGTMSHILKAHSFFPAFDDGEADLAFKATFEAPYYIENDGTAASLGEYVFGGRIPQPDPMFFIHIGHGVGGGAVIDGRPYRGVNGNACLPGVLYPYDQPRPSGQDLFATLNSAGFAIHDFIDLDRLPDSAEAALEIWIERAGKQLSETVRVATAMFDPALIVLGGRLPELVTDRLVRAISSQPILGPSRGLEAAAVEASRLGPRAGAIGAACIPFFASLFSAAVADDGSPYLNGRKPKSRP; from the coding sequence TTGGCTGCTGACAATTTGACACTCTTGGAACCAATGGACCTTTCACGGAACGAACGACGACTGGTCGAACTGATTTTCGTAGGCAAGCAGATTGCGCGGGTCGACCTGGCGGAACGGTCCGGCATGACAGGTGCTTCTGTCACTCGGCTGATAGGTCGCTTAATTGAGATCGGACTTCTGATCGAGGTGGTCGAGCGGACCGGCGCCCAAGGCCAGCCTCGGCGCTTGCTGAGCTTGCGGGCTGACCGATATCTTTCCGCGGGAATAACATTCTCGGTCTCCCGAATGGAGGTAGCAATTGCTGATCTAGCGGGTAAGATTCTTACCTCCCGATCTGTAGACATCGAGACCAGCACAGCTTTGTCTGTGGCAGAGGCGGCGCAGGCTGCTATCGCAGCGATGCTGACCGATCTTGGCACGCCTAAAGATCGCCTTCTCGGGGTCGGCTGCTCGGTGCCCGGCAATTTCGGCACGATGTCGCACATCCTCAAGGCCCACAGCTTCTTCCCGGCTTTCGATGATGGTGAGGCGGACCTAGCTTTTAAAGCGACTTTCGAAGCGCCCTATTACATCGAGAATGATGGAACAGCTGCATCGCTCGGAGAGTATGTGTTCGGCGGACGCATCCCGCAGCCTGATCCGATGTTCTTCATTCACATCGGACACGGTGTCGGGGGAGGGGCGGTTATCGACGGGCGGCCGTACCGCGGTGTCAATGGAAACGCCTGCCTGCCCGGAGTTCTCTACCCGTACGACCAGCCGCGCCCATCCGGCCAAGACCTTTTTGCCACCCTCAACAGTGCCGGCTTCGCCATCCACGACTTCATCGACCTCGATCGGTTGCCAGATAGCGCCGAAGCGGCGTTAGAAATCTGGATTGAACGCGCCGGAAAGCAGCTCAGCGAGACGGTACGTGTAGCTACGGCGATGTTCGACCCCGCGCTGATTGTCCTTGGGGGACGGCTGCCAGAACTAGTGACAGACAGGCTGGTACGCGCAATTTCCAGTCAGCCAATCCTTGGCCCGTCGCGCGGCTTGGAGGCTGCCGCAGTTGAGGCCTCTCGACTTGGCCCTCGCGCCGGCGCGATCGGGGCGGCCTGCATTCCGTTCTTTGCCTCTCTCTTTTCCGCCGCCGTCGCAGACGATGGCAGTCCTTACCTTAACGGTCGCAAGCCCAAATCCCGACCTTAG
- a CDS encoding extracellular solute-binding protein — protein MHQIKRLLSLAAVLIAIASPALAKSLVVYSPQGEENVQWIVAQAKAAGHDVQFLRAPGGELFDRLVAEKNNPQADVVLGMVDTSMALLKKNGLFQPYTPAWAADLPAQYKDKEGIVYKFWSTPIVIAYDSEKLAPEQAPKSWLDLARREYKGKYVIGNTAWQTTRVYLAGILARFLDDKGEVTQAGWDFLGAFYANAIVVDDADARKEAFKSGGAIINLNWFGGVIKDAKELGMQVKVIDPEGATPVISEGVAIMAGTDQLEQAKAFVDWFGSADVMAGYAKKFGQVPVLPAALAKSPPEVQANAKLVKAQPIDWDAVAPKLDGWLQKIELEIR, from the coding sequence ATGCACCAGATCAAACGATTGTTGAGCCTCGCCGCCGTGCTGATCGCGATCGCCTCTCCGGCTTTGGCAAAGAGTCTCGTCGTTTATTCACCTCAGGGGGAAGAGAACGTTCAATGGATAGTCGCCCAAGCTAAAGCGGCCGGTCACGATGTGCAGTTTCTGCGCGCACCCGGAGGAGAACTTTTTGATCGGCTGGTCGCCGAGAAGAACAACCCCCAGGCCGATGTCGTACTTGGCATGGTCGATACGTCTATGGCTCTGCTCAAAAAGAACGGACTATTCCAGCCATACACCCCAGCCTGGGCGGCGGACCTCCCTGCGCAATACAAGGACAAAGAAGGCATTGTCTACAAATTCTGGAGCACACCAATCGTCATTGCCTATGATTCCGAAAAGCTTGCCCCTGAGCAGGCGCCGAAAAGCTGGCTGGACCTGGCAAGGCGCGAATACAAAGGCAAATACGTCATCGGCAACACCGCCTGGCAGACGACAAGGGTCTATCTTGCCGGCATCTTGGCCCGGTTCCTCGACGACAAGGGCGAAGTCACTCAGGCTGGATGGGATTTTCTTGGCGCATTCTATGCGAACGCGATCGTTGTCGATGACGCCGATGCGCGCAAGGAAGCCTTCAAATCGGGCGGTGCGATCATCAATCTGAACTGGTTCGGCGGCGTCATCAAGGACGCCAAGGAGCTCGGCATGCAAGTCAAGGTCATTGACCCGGAAGGTGCCACGCCCGTCATCTCTGAAGGCGTGGCGATCATGGCGGGAACCGATCAACTGGAGCAGGCAAAGGCATTCGTCGACTGGTTCGGCTCTGCCGATGTCATGGCCGGCTACGCCAAGAAATTCGGTCAGGTTCCGGTGCTGCCGGCGGCGTTGGCCAAATCACCGCCAGAGGTGCAGGCGAATGCGAAACTAGTCAAGGCGCAGCCGATCGATTGGGATGCCGTCGCGCCCAAACTGGACGGCTGGTTGCAGAAGATCGAGCTAGAAATCCGGTGA